DNA from Heterodontus francisci isolate sHetFra1 chromosome 32, sHetFra1.hap1, whole genome shotgun sequence:
actttgcatcggtattcaccgaggagagggacatgacggatgttgaggttaggaacagatgtttgattactctaggtcaagtcggcataaggagggaggaagtgttgggtattctaaaaggcattaaggtggacaagtccccaggtccggatgggatctatcccaggttactgagggaagcgagagaggaaatagctggggccttaacagatatctttgcagcatccttaaacacgggtgaggtcccggaggactggagaattgctaatgttgtccccttgtttaagaagggtagcagggataatccaggtaattatagaccggtgagcttgacgtcagtggtagggaagctgctggagaagatactgagggataggatctattcccatttggaagaaaatgggctcatcagtgataggcaacatggttttgtgcagggaaggtcatgtcttaccaacttaatagaattctttgaggaagtgacaaagttgattgatgagggaagggctgtcgatgtcatatacatggacttcagtaaggcgtttgataaggttccccatggcaggctgatggagaaagtgaaggcgcttggggtccaaggtgtactagctagatggataaagaactggctgggcaacaggagacagagagtatcagtagaagggagtttctcaaaatggagacgtgtgaccagtggtgttccacagggatccgtgctgggaccactgttgtttgtgatattcattaatgatttggaggaaagtataggtggactgattagcaagtttgcagacgacactaagattggtggagtagcagatagtgaaggggactgtcagagaatacagcagaatatagatagattggagagttgggcagagaaatggcagatggagttcaatcagggcaaatgcgaggtgatgcattttggaagatccaattcaagagtgaattatacagtaaatggaaaagtcctggggaaaattgatgtccagagagatttgggtgttcaggtccactgttccctgaaggtggcaacgcaggtaaatagagtggtcaagaaggcatacggcatgctttccttcatcggacggggcattgagtacaagagttggcaggtcatgttacagttgtataggactttggttcggccacatttggaatactgcgtacagttctggtcgccacattatcaaaaggatgtggatgctttggagagggtgcagaggaggttcaccaggatgttgcctggtatggagggcgctagctatgaagagaggttgagtagattaggattattttcattagaaagacggaggttgaggggggacctgattgaggtgtacaaaatcatgagaggtatagacagggtggatagcaagaggctttttcccagagtgggggtttcaattactagaggacatgagttcaaagtgaaaggggaaaagtttaggggggatatgcgtggaaagttctttacgcagagggtggtgggcacctggaacgcattgccagcggaggtggtagatgcgggcacgatggagtcttttaagatgtatctagacagatacatgaatgggcaggaagaaaagagatacagaaccttagaaaataggcgacatgtttagagagaggatctggatcggcgcaggcttggagggccgaagggcctgttcctgtgctgtaattatctttgttctttgttcatcctcCTGAAGTGTgggacccagaattggacacaattctccagctgggacctaaccagtgaCTTTGAAAGGTTTAGCAGAATTTCCTTCGATGCTACTTTGACACCTGATACCGGATGTTGTGTGAGAGGAGGCCTGGAGACTTCTGCTGATTGATCAGTATCATGGTAACCTGAGGAGACAACACGTGCATGTCAGACTACCCTTGGTCAGGTAAAGATCCATTTGCTTTCTCATGCTGGAGTACAGGGTCCACAGCCACCCTTCACTACTGCACCTGAGGGGCCCAAGAAAAGAGTGCTAACAGGCTATTTAACAGTAAAGGCATTGCAACTAACTCTACCCTGTCCTATTGCGGGATACATACATGGGCACAGGCATACAGCTGTAGATCAGTTTGACAGACAATGGCAAACAGCAATTTTAATTAAGTACTGGCACCACTGTACCAGCCAGTTGAGTTACAGGTGGGGCAAGACTTACTGCAGGACTCACTGCAAACagtccattttacagcaaacagcCTACTGACTCAGCAAACAGAGACTACTGAAAGAGGctgtatgaactacagcaaacagaactcatcccAAACTACAGCAAAGTCTCCTGATAAAGGCAGGGTTATTTCTGTAGCAAAATACAGTGAGTGAAGGATAGATACAGAATACAAATGTGATATGTAAAATGAATCCCAATCACTTACAGTAATGGGGTCTCCAGGCGTGATTAATAGAGAAGGGGCGCATTACTCAACCATCTCCTTTGTTCCCCTGCTCCTGCTTTGGCCCCCCTCCTCACAGCTCCCTTCCaggcagtttttttaaaaatttatactCCCAACTCCATGCGGTGTCCAAATGACCAGGTCACAATCCACCCTCAGTCCTTCAGTGGCTCCTGAACTAATTGCTTCCATATATGGACAGCTGGAGAGTTTCTCCGATCTTTTCGGCAGCTTTTCAGCAGACATAAACTGCAGTCAGTTTAAGATTACATATTGTGTAACTGCCAACATTTCCAAACTGCCTGACTTAAAACAAGATCAAGTCATATAATAAAACACATTCTACTGAGGTTCAGCAAAAACTCACTTTTTGCCAAGTGATGCGAGTCCATAAAGCACCCCGGATGCAAAAGCAATTGCATTCCCAAACAGTGTGGTAATTGAAAACCGCAGGAATACTGGGAAAATCGCCATCCTGTGGGGAAAACAAAAATCTCAGATATGCTGCATCCACATTGTCCAACAACCCAACTGGGAAATCAGGAGGAATTTCTGGAACCACAGGTCCAAAGTCACTTGTTCCTACAATTAACATAGGTCACCTCTCAAATTACACACATACTCCATCCCAaaatgttgagggataaatattcaccaggacACATTACTCATTTGAAATAGTGCCTGTGAGATCTTTCACATCCTCCTGAGAAGGCAGTAGGGGTTTAAAGTCTCATGTGaaatatggcacctccaacagtgcgacgttccctcagcactgaccctccgattgcgcagcgctccctcagcactgaccctccgacggcacagcgccccctcagcactgaccctccgacggcgtggcgccccctcagcactgaccctccgacggcacagcgctccctcagcactgaccctccgacggcgcagcgctccctcagcactgaccctccgacggcgcagcgctccctcagcactgaccctccgacggcgcggcgccccctcagcactgaccctccgacggcgcggcgccccctcagcactgaccctccgacggcgcagcgctccctcagcactgaccctccgacggcacagcgctccctcagcactgaccctccaacggcgcagcgctccctcagcactgtactGGGGCAGTCAGCCTGAAtaatgtactcaagtctctggagtgggaaacTATAATAAACTTGTAGCCTCTGACCCGGAGGTAAAAGAgcacactgagccacagctggaatataAAGTTAGACATTGTGCAGTTCAGGCATAATCCTGAACACAATACACATGGAACACCTATAGGAGTGACCAACAGCATTGCACCAAACAGAATATCCGAAGCAGACTTGAGCTTGCAGCAgtgtggttggggatatggggtgaaagtggaGATGATCTATCAGTGATTGGTGAATGATAATTGCCCACGAGAGTAGGCGAGGGCTGTGAATTATAAACATGCAAGCAAAGCTTCTCAGGAACCAGCACACTCTTCAAATAACAAGTGAATATCACTTTGTAATATGAACCAAGTGCTCCAGTCTGCAGGAAACCAGAAAAGGTGTAAAATCCTGTCCCCTTCCTCTAATAGCTCCAGAATTGATGCATTATCTAATGTTCTTTGAGGTGAAGACTGTCCTTGGAGCAAAATTCCACAGACGGTGATTATTCTGCAGTTTCTTGACTAAGTGGCTGTGCTATTTGTGTAGCCCAAGCAGTGACAATTGGCAGATCAGTTGATTGGGGCAATGGCGTGAAGTCTGATCCTGTACTCATACAATATTCGCAACCACCTTGCTCTCAACacacctccttcccccacccccaacagggGCACTGGAAGATCAGTTGCATTACTGACCAGTTACATCACtgaccacacactcactgaccagtGTGTGCCACATGAAGCATTGCTGCCACACGGGCCCTCCCACACTCAGCACTTACCCGCAGTAGAAGATTGCTTTCTGCCAGTATCGGAGTTTATCAGCTCTCGCAGACACAGCGTTCGCAAACTCAATAAACTGGCAGCAGAATGGAGCTTCACAGAGGAAGAGAACAAATGCATTCAGCCTGCATGTTGAAAGATAAAAGGGCAGTTTTATAGCAAAGAACTCGCTGTAACTTGCCATCAGAACACATCGTTTTAGATCATAACTCAAGATCAGTGGTGACAATGTGGAACCACAAAGAGTGGTGGTGGTGAGTAGTttggatgtatttaaggggaatctagggaacccatgagggagaaaggaatagaaggatatgccgatagggtgagatgaagagggtgggaggaggctcgagtggagaataaacaccagcacagagcagttgggctgaatggcttgtttctgttctgtaaaagtattaggaaaaactttttccaAAGAGTGAGAAAGGTTTGGAATATTTCACCTTGCAGAATGTGACATTCAAAATGCAGCTGGATGCTCAGCAGGGACAGTAAGAGCactgaaggggccgaatggccttttagtCATCCTTCACTGTTCTTGTAAACTTATGACAACAGGTTCCCACTGCAGCAGCTGCCTCCCCCTGACTGACATGGTGAAGCTGACTGTCAGTGTGTTCCAGGGGACCAGGAACAGGCCGTCCACAAACCTTCTCATGGGCAAGGGGCACAAAACATTGCTCAGCATAAAACTGGGCAAACTATAGGAAAAGATAATGCCCCTAATGACCATACATCAATCTGCCACTGAAATTCACAAATCAATCTTCAGATTGCttgctgagttttaaaaaaaaatttcttttAAATGAGCATTAGTCAGGAAACTAATAAAGTTGAGCACTGGAGGGGGAAGGGAAGCTGGAGGTAGATGAGGGATTCGAGCAGGAAACAGTAGGATGAATATAGCGAGACGGTGAAGTGTGCAGGGTGAGCTGCTCAGAGCAATGGCTGCAGCTGGGGGGAGGAGGCGGAGAGGTGGATTTTAACCTAAGCGGATAAGAAAGAACTAACAGGATCAGATCAGTTGCCAGTGATGTCAGGCGGCCAATCTGATCCTGTCAGGTTCCAGCCGAGCAGGTTAGATTAAAGTGATCTTCATGGTTTTAACAGGACTGGGGTGGCGAAGAAGAGCGACAGTCAGACACACAAAACACCGCAAAGAGCAGAACTTGAAACCACAGAGTGCTACAGAACACTCCAGCTTCCACACAATTACTTACACCATCCAGACCCCAGCCGCAATGTTGAGGGGATCGATTGTTACACAGTTCCACAGGCCTGCAATTGTACATGCTGCAAAACAATGGAGAGAAACAGTGGCTCGGTACTGTCTGCAGCAACAacaaaacccactcactgtcttcgCATCTTACCATGGCCAGGGCTCCACTGAACTTTCATTTCGGGCTCCTTGTAACCTTCAAATACAAACATCCTTCACACACTTCCTACCCGCTGTATTCCGATTGACACTCACCACACACTGCTTTACTCTAACCACATGTCAGCCATACCTGGGTGGGTAAGCCCTCTCTCACCCGAGTTTCAAGCTTGTGGATTCgagccccattccagagatttgagctcATAATGCACACCAAAATTCCCAGtgccagaactgagggagtgctgcactatcagagggactATTTTGtgggtgagacgttaaaccgaggccccatcggcctctcaggaggatgtaaaagatcccactgccactattttgaagaggagcagggggagtCCTTTCCAGTGTTTTGGGCCAATCCCTGaatcaatgtcactaaaacagattacctggtcattatcccactgttgtttgtgggatcttgctgtgtccaaattggctgctacgttcctacaacagtgactacacttcaacattaTATTATTGGCTGTGGagcactttggcacatcctgaagttacctctgggtaaagaagtttctcctgaattcccaactggatttattagtgactatcttatatttatagcccctaaTTCTGACTCGTCCCTATGATCACTAAAACTCTTTTGGAatagtgggtggggatgtggtaactgCAACCCGAGAAGGTGAATGAAGTGTGATATTTCCTTCGATTAGTATtaatctttccccagagagtggtgagaatgtggaacttgctaacacagggagtggttgaggtgaatagtatcgacagatttaaggggaagctggatcaacacgagggagaaaggaatagaaggatatggtgagagggtgggaggaggcttgtgtggagcagtaacaccagcatggaccagttgggccgaacgggctgtttctgtgctgtaaattctgtgcaaTATACTAAATAACTTTGATAGAAACATTCAACTTCTTTAATCTGCATCAAGACACAAAAGCAGAGAAAATGAGGGAGGGAGACTGGGTCTTTTCGACCCAGGTAGCATAACTCATCTACTCGTACTGCGTGCAGCTTGGATTACCCTTGCTAAATTATAGAAAAACTCCTGGTTAAATATGTACGACCTGCTTGAAACAGATTATCCCAAAGGTTCTCAAGTATCAGAGACCCGAACAGCCAGCACTGAAAGCAATGACTTCTACAGGAGACCCACCCCTGCCTACTAACCCACCAAGTGGCCGTTTTTTCATAGATGGAGAGTCAACTGACTATTCCACACTGGGGAGGGGCTTCACATTTAAATATATGGAGTCTTTGAAAGGCTTCATTTCAATTAGCAGAAAATATTACaccctgaaggaggccatttggccccttgtgtGGGTGCTAGCAGCACTCACATCTAGGTAGCAGCACTCTCATTCCTGGGCAGGAGACAAGAGATGTCTTCTCTGGTTGGTGACCACTTTTTGCCCAGGTTCCACATACACCAGCCTACGCACTATTCCTGCTCCCCACTACATGGTCAAACATAGGAACATGAGGAAGTCATTCAGCACCTTGACCTTGTTCCTCCATTCAATTTGAccatggctgacctgtatcttaactccatttacacgTCTGTTCCATTTCCtttaatccccttacccaacaaaaatctatcaacctcagtcttcAAAGTTCCAATTGACCCTCAACCTCAACCGCTTTTTGggggaaagagagttccagatttccatgtcCCTGTgtgcaaagtgcttcctgatttcaccactgtacagcctggctctaattttacgattatgtccccttgttcttgattcccgcaccagaggaaatagcttctctgtatACATACCCTATCGAGTCTCTAACAATTTAAATACCTTCATCAGATCATCCAAGCCTCAATCTTCTACATTCAAGAGAATACAAGCGAGGTTTAgataacctgtcctcataatttagcaCTGGTGATGGTCTCAGCACTCCCAGTCAGTTCTGTCATAGACACAGATCTGATTAAGTCAGGATCTTTGACTGAAACATTTGTCTGTGCTTGTCATTCTGCACACAATGAGCTCTTAGCATTAATCCCATCAGTGAGCAATGGACTCTTGTTATAGAAAGATGCAATGCACAGATCACCGTGTAGCTTGTGTTACCCGTCGTAAACTTTCATAATAATGTGCATAGAACACATTTATAAAAGCAGTGTTGCCCATTTCATTTGAAGATCGTAGTGAATAGATTAAGTGGGCAGCCAAACCTGTACCCGGCCCCCTTCAACTGGCTGCCTAGATAGTACAACAATAAACTGAGTGTGTAATTAGACCTGGAGGTAAACAAGCAGCTCACGGAGGAACCAGTCAAGACCTGGTTACACAGGGTTAGAATCGAGATGTGTCTGGAAACCAGCTACTGTTATGCACTATTTGCCCTGAGCTTCCCAAGTGAATGGGAAatgaggggtgaggggctggaccTTGAATTATACTGGCTAGCGGGGGGAGTGAAGCTGGACCCGGGTTATACTGGCTACATCCCCTGCCACCATCACAGACACTGATCACCCCTTGCCTggaagtgggggtggaggaggggggggtgcagagaAATGTTAACACTCCCAGGCTGTGTCTTCCTCTGATCATTGACCGTGTTGGGCACACGGACCCTTCGAGAGACGCTCCCCCAGAAAACACACTTCAATTTGCTTCTTGCTTATTTTATCCCCAGAAAGTGCTGCCAGGATGGATCAGATCCCACAGAGATAGTCACCCTCCAGGGCACTGTCCAGTCTGCCCTCGGCAGGAACAGCACCACAGCGGAGACTGGCAGTGCCCTCACCCCAGGGAGGGGAAGGAAGCTGAGCTTATCGTGGGGACACGGAACTCAAACACATCCAGAACTGAACTTCGATACGAAGCAACCAAACATTGCACAGATGACAGTATAACTCAGatccaccacccccctctccccccccgacccccagccggtataactcggatccaacccccctccccccaagccgGTATAACTTGGATCCaccccacctctcccccaccccccgcaagcCGGTATAACTTggatccaccccccactccccccccacccccagccggtataactcggatccaacccccctccccccaagccgGTATAACTTGGATCCaccccacctctcccccaccccccgcaagcCGGTATAACTTGGATCcacaccccactctccccccacccccagccggtataactcggatccaacccccctcccccatagcCGGTATAACTTGGATCCACCccacctctcccccacaccccgcaagcCGGTATAACTTGgatccactccccactctccccccacccccagccggtataactcggatccaacccccctccggccggtataactcggatccaacccccctctcccccagccggtataactcggatccacccccctctcccccagccggtataactcggatccaaccccactcccctccggccggtataactcggatccaacccccctctcccccagctggtataactcggatccaacccccctGCCCTCCGGCCGGTATAACTCGGATATCCAACCCCCCTCTCCcccagccggtataactcggatccaaccaCCCTCCCCTCCGGCCtgtataactcggatccaacccccctctcccccagccggtataactcggatccaaccccctccggccggtataactcggatccaacccccctcccccccagccggtataactcggatccacccccctctcccccagccggtataactcggatccaacccccctcACCTCCggccggtataactcggatccaacccccctccccccccagccagtataactcggatccaacccccctcccccccgcccccagccagtataactcggatccaacccccctcccccacagccggtaaaactcggatccaacccccctcccctccagccggtataactcggatccaaccccctcccctccagccggtataactcggatccaaccctcctcccctccagccggtataactcggatccaaccccctcccctccagccggtataactcggatccaacccccctcccccacaaccggtataactcggatccaacccccctccccccccagccagtataactcggatccaacccccctcccccacaaccggtataactcggatccaacccccctccccccccagccggtataactcggatccaacccccctccccccccagccagtataactcggatccaaccccactcccccacagccggtataactcggatccaacccccctcccccccccagccagtataactcggatccaacccccctccccccacccccagccggtataactcggatccaacccccctccccccgcccccagccagtataactcggatccaacccccctcccccacagccggtataactcggatccaacccccctcccctctagccggtataactcggatccaaccccctcccctccagccggtataactcggatccaacccccctcccctccagccggtataactcggatccaaccccctcccctccagccggt
Protein-coding regions in this window:
- the cacfd1 gene encoding calcium channel flower homolog isoform X1, producing MLSSEDRSVEPGPGSEHAAGAGLGSGGADAMTWWYRWLCRIAGVIGGVSCTIAGLWNCVTIDPLNIAAGVWMVLNAFVLFLCEAPFCCQFIEFANAVSARADKLRYWQKAIFYCGMAIFPVFLRFSITTLFGNAIAFASGVLYGLASLGKKGDAISYARLQDRKMADEEKLSGMISGETAEQ
- the cacfd1 gene encoding calcium channel flower homolog isoform X2, which encodes MLSSEDRSVEPGPGSEHAAGAGLGSGGADAMTWWYRWLCRIAGVIGGVSCTIAGLWNCVTIDPLNIAAGVWMVLNAFVLFLCEAPFCCQFIEFANAVSARADKLRYWQKAIFYCGMAIFPVFLRFSITTLFGNAIAFASGVLYGLASLGKKLP